From Segatella copri, the proteins below share one genomic window:
- a CDS encoding BT4734/BF3469 family protein, producing MNIFPINVSVYDGVMDNKGTISSLGDFLFSQERQYEILMLRHLSSKEERDSWKRKLPQATIGGVFQPTRSIQNIQYRSGLICVDMDAKENPAISDWNAVKEQLAVIPQIAYCSLSVSGNGLFAVIPLRYPEKYLLQFRQLQHDFYRMGITIDAACSDITRMRCVSYDAHPIINENAIPYEGIYMEPPKVRRYLSYRNIRENDILSEVAACCKQIEQRGIDITDGYDQWLKVGCSLATLGEDGRDFFHLCSQQSMDYNESKTDKMFSDLLKRNYQNINIGTFFWLCKQNGILMK from the coding sequence ATGAACATATTTCCAATAAATGTATCTGTTTATGATGGTGTGATGGATAATAAGGGAACCATCTCCTCTCTTGGAGATTTTCTGTTCTCGCAAGAACGTCAGTATGAGATTCTGATGCTTCGCCATCTGTCAAGCAAAGAAGAGCGTGATAGTTGGAAGCGAAAGTTGCCACAAGCCACGATAGGTGGAGTGTTTCAACCAACGAGGTCTATTCAGAACATCCAATATCGTTCTGGGTTGATATGTGTAGATATGGATGCCAAGGAGAATCCTGCCATATCTGATTGGAATGCAGTGAAGGAGCAACTTGCCGTGATACCTCAGATAGCTTATTGCTCATTGAGTGTTAGTGGCAACGGACTTTTTGCAGTTATTCCCTTGCGCTATCCAGAGAAGTATTTATTGCAATTCCGACAGTTGCAGCACGACTTCTATCGAATGGGGATAACCATAGATGCAGCTTGTAGTGACATCACAAGAATGAGGTGTGTCAGCTATGATGCGCATCCAATTATTAACGAGAATGCCATCCCATACGAAGGCATTTATATGGAGCCGCCAAAAGTGAGGCGGTATTTATCGTATAGGAACATCAGGGAGAACGACATCTTATCAGAAGTTGCTGCTTGTTGCAAGCAAATAGAACAGCGTGGCATTGACATAACAGATGGTTATGACCAATGGCTGAAAGTGGGTTGCTCACTTGCCACGTTGGGTGAGGATGGGCGAGACTTCTTTCATCTGTGTAGTCAACAGAGCATGGACTACAACGAATCGAAGACCGACAAGATGTTCTCTGATCTCTTGAAACGGAATTATCAAAATATCAACATCGGAACATTCTTCTGGCTATGCAAGCAGAATGGAATCCTGATGAAGTGA
- a CDS encoding DUF4302 domain-containing protein: protein MKKIYNILFTLIAVLSFTSCSNDIDEVFDKPSAERVNDAIAEYKTVLTSAENGWLMKYYPKANTKYGGYNLLLKFGTDGNVTAMSDALGADTKATSHYKLEQSASIVLSFDEYNKVIHFFSDPANPDGIGDNGKGMEGDLEFRVLTATADSVVMLGKKRGTKIVMTPMAKDADWAETISHIDDLEQEMQFPRYTCEVNDVKYVATSSYRTITFTSSNAEEGSTTEPYIVTDKGIEFYKPITLNGVTIKGFNYKGGDNYEFESTDAAVKMFGVVPPISEQVISGDWFFSVANMGSYTQAYWNAGNEEVSKHYSPCLFAAFTTSAFNDYAGHWGIFFNVAGYASFIDITPTIVDDDHISFACPGKFNANGQYFYSWGQLYMIYALTGDEGSHAAGVAKTYKIELLEGTSKQPSSIKLTDESNPNNWFVLTTSMPESLF from the coding sequence ATGAAAAAAATATATAATATATTATTTACGCTGATTGCGGTCTTGTCTTTCACATCTTGTTCCAACGACATAGATGAAGTGTTCGACAAACCTTCTGCAGAGCGAGTGAATGATGCAATAGCAGAGTATAAGACGGTTCTTACTTCTGCAGAGAATGGATGGCTGATGAAATATTATCCTAAGGCTAATACCAAGTATGGTGGATATAATCTGTTGTTGAAATTTGGAACAGATGGAAATGTTACTGCCATGAGCGATGCTTTGGGTGCAGACACGAAAGCCACATCACATTATAAATTGGAGCAGAGTGCTAGTATCGTTCTGTCTTTTGATGAGTACAATAAGGTGATTCATTTCTTCTCCGATCCAGCTAACCCTGATGGTATTGGTGATAATGGTAAGGGTATGGAAGGTGACTTGGAGTTCCGGGTGCTTACCGCCACTGCTGATTCTGTAGTCATGCTTGGCAAGAAGCGTGGTACAAAAATAGTGATGACTCCTATGGCGAAGGATGCCGATTGGGCTGAGACCATTAGTCATATAGATGATTTGGAGCAGGAGATGCAGTTCCCTAGATATACTTGCGAGGTGAATGATGTCAAGTATGTAGCTACATCAAGCTATCGTACCATTACTTTCACTAGTTCTAATGCCGAGGAAGGCTCTACAACGGAACCTTATATTGTTACAGACAAGGGGATTGAGTTTTATAAGCCAATAACTCTTAATGGCGTTACTATCAAGGGATTCAACTATAAAGGGGGCGATAACTATGAGTTTGAATCCACAGATGCCGCTGTAAAGATGTTCGGCGTAGTTCCTCCTATCAGTGAGCAGGTTATCAGTGGAGACTGGTTCTTCTCTGTAGCTAATATGGGTAGCTATACTCAGGCGTATTGGAATGCTGGTAACGAGGAGGTTTCTAAGCATTATTCTCCTTGCCTTTTTGCTGCTTTTACCACTTCTGCGTTTAATGACTATGCAGGACATTGGGGAATCTTTTTCAATGTGGCAGGCTATGCTTCGTTCATAGACATTACTCCTACTATCGTTGACGATGATCATATCTCATTTGCTTGTCCTGGCAAGTTTAATGCGAATGGTCAGTATTTCTATAGTTGGGGTCAGCTGTATATGATTTATGCACTGACTGGTGATGAGGGAAGTCATGCAGCCGGCGTGGCCAAGACTTATAAAATCGAGTTGCTGGAAGGTACATCGAAACAGCCTTCTTCTATAAAGTTGACTGATGAGAGTAATCCAAATAACTGGTTTGTCTTGACAACTAGTATGCCAGAATCTCTTTTTTAG
- a CDS encoding porin family protein gives MKKIMLSLAMALVSVCASAQVYIGGTAGISSNKIGDGDSKTAYTLMPEIGYEFNNKWEAGLEIGIKKGDVCKLSPVGESTTFTVAPYVRYTAVETKLVNLFVEGTIGYSSYSKGGGDYYEVGIKPGLAVKLSDHVNFITKVGFLGYKGYSPDHGDNSSTFGLNVDASNISFGAIYKF, from the coding sequence ATGAAGAAGATTATGTTGAGCCTTGCTATGGCTCTCGTTTCAGTTTGCGCTAGCGCACAGGTTTACATCGGTGGTACAGCTGGTATTTCCAGCAACAAGATCGGTGATGGTGACAGCAAGACAGCTTACACCTTGATGCCTGAGATTGGCTACGAATTCAACAACAAGTGGGAAGCAGGTCTCGAGATTGGTATCAAGAAGGGCGATGTTTGCAAGCTTTCTCCTGTAGGTGAATCTACAACATTCACTGTAGCTCCTTACGTACGTTACACAGCCGTAGAAACCAAGTTGGTTAACCTCTTCGTTGAGGGTACAATCGGTTACAGCAGTTACAGCAAAGGCGGTGGCGATTATTACGAGGTAGGCATCAAGCCAGGTTTGGCTGTTAAGCTTTCAGACCACGTAAACTTCATCACAAAGGTAGGTTTCCTCGGTTACAAAGGTTATTCTCCTGACCATGGTGACAACTCATCAACATTCGGACTTAACGTAGATGCAAGCAACATTTCATTTGGTGCTATCTACAAGTTCTAA
- a CDS encoding RagB/SusD family nutrient uptake outer membrane protein produces the protein MKKNKLYIASVAFAALSLVTSCDSFLDKLPDDRAEVNTEEKVTSLLVSAYPTASSNLILEWSSDDYADNGKQYSTNQEIEQVYRFQPITAQTNDSPKSLWNGYYSAIAAANQALASIDEMGNPASLKAQRAEALLCRAYSMYRLATTFCMTYNPDNAEKCMGLPYPTKPETTVNPDYKRGTLKQLYEQIDADIEAALPDVSDDIYTQPKYHFNQKAAYAFAARFNLYYMNYDKVIKYADKVLGANPASLLRNYVPFMSLSNSEDMENRYISSSENANLLLMTAYSRIGRNISGNEGRFCHNQNVGLYETIWAKMPWGRGSKDNTLYQSNLLFGNARILIFPKMFEHFEFADKVAQTGYLHVVDAVFTTDETLLCRAEAYAMKKEYDNAVKDINTWIVSHTGTAKGTAKRPTMTVESIKTFIESLPYAPVTPKSNLEHSIRKTFHPQGFTVEAGTQEDILQFILQMRRLETLYQGLRFLDIKRYGIEFSHDVDEESPIVFKAGDLRGAIQLPDDVIEAGLPANPREESNK, from the coding sequence ATGAAAAAGAATAAATTATATATAGCATCGGTGGCTTTTGCGGCATTGTCATTGGTCACATCATGCGACAGCTTCCTGGACAAGTTGCCAGATGATCGTGCCGAGGTAAATACCGAGGAAAAGGTGACCTCTCTGCTTGTGTCTGCTTACCCAACTGCAAGCAGCAATCTGATATTGGAATGGAGCTCAGATGATTATGCAGACAATGGAAAGCAGTATAGTACCAATCAGGAAATAGAGCAGGTTTATCGTTTTCAGCCAATTACAGCTCAAACCAATGATAGCCCAAAGAGTTTGTGGAATGGTTATTATTCTGCAATTGCAGCAGCCAACCAGGCTTTGGCTTCCATTGATGAGATGGGTAATCCAGCATCGCTAAAGGCGCAGAGAGCTGAGGCTTTGCTCTGTCGTGCCTATAGCATGTATCGTCTTGCTACAACTTTCTGTATGACTTATAATCCAGATAATGCAGAGAAGTGCATGGGACTTCCTTATCCAACAAAGCCTGAGACAACTGTAAACCCTGATTATAAGCGTGGTACACTGAAGCAACTTTATGAGCAGATTGATGCAGATATTGAGGCTGCCTTGCCTGATGTGAGCGATGATATCTATACCCAGCCTAAGTATCATTTCAACCAGAAGGCTGCGTATGCTTTTGCTGCTCGTTTCAACCTGTACTATATGAACTATGACAAAGTGATAAAATATGCTGACAAGGTGCTTGGAGCAAATCCAGCCTCTTTGTTGCGCAACTATGTGCCTTTTATGTCTTTGTCTAATTCAGAGGATATGGAGAATCGCTATATTTCTTCATCAGAGAATGCAAACCTCTTGTTGATGACGGCATATAGTCGAATTGGTAGAAATATCAGTGGTAATGAAGGGCGTTTTTGTCACAATCAAAATGTAGGTCTGTATGAAACGATTTGGGCTAAGATGCCATGGGGAAGGGGATCCAAAGACAATACTCTCTACCAGTCAAACTTGTTGTTTGGCAATGCCCGTATTCTTATCTTCCCAAAGATGTTTGAACATTTTGAATTTGCTGATAAGGTGGCTCAAACTGGATATCTTCATGTTGTAGATGCTGTGTTCACTACTGATGAAACCCTTCTTTGTCGTGCTGAGGCTTATGCCATGAAGAAGGAGTATGATAATGCAGTGAAAGATATCAATACTTGGATTGTGTCGCATACTGGGACTGCGAAAGGTACGGCAAAACGCCCAACAATGACAGTTGAAAGTATCAAGACTTTTATCGAAAGCTTGCCGTATGCACCTGTTACACCAAAATCCAATTTGGAGCATAGCATTCGTAAGACATTCCATCCACAGGGATTCACGGTTGAGGCTGGTACCCAAGAGGATATTTTGCAATTCATCTTACAGATGCGTCGACTGGAGACCCTGTATCAAGGTCTTCGCTTCCTTGACATCAAGCGCTATGGCATTGAGTTCAGCCATGATGTTGACGAAGAGTCTCCTATTGTATTCAAGGCTGGTGACTTGCGAGGTGCGATTCAATTGCCAGATGATGTAATTGAGGCAGGATTACCTGCAAATCCAAGAGAAGAGTCTAACAAATAA
- a CDS encoding DUF3987 domain-containing protein gives MLNINQHSLESLPKQLPIYALRWEVQKIIEHYAEVFQCPRDFIISAVFGVVGTMCGRHVTIFDGKYRNHPNLWICHVAPSGSNKSSPIKALMQPMNQEESRRYKEFREKFKEFKRNTDEEEPTLNQLTVSDVTPEGLYKILDGRAESKDGLLLYRDEIKGFIDDMGRYHNSGEVSNYLSIWDGTTFPVTRKTQPPMYIENPFLCIMGGIQPDVFSEAFKRDLAGVGFVQRWLFAYPDEIQKALYSDSILDAKYETAWNEIFEKLLAINDMELTLSNEAKQVYIDYYNETISRTDDADSYLSSMLSKLRIHVLKWCAITHILSCSDNAGGGQYFVLPSSLEITADEMRYSVECMRYFEYCGTRALNLVVGEGQIKKPTKEQLIKDLVSLVGIDKMNITKFAEGIDVSRQYVSKVIKK, from the coding sequence ATGCTCAATATCAATCAACATTCGTTGGAGTCGCTGCCCAAGCAACTGCCAATATATGCCCTTCGATGGGAGGTGCAGAAGATTATCGAGCATTATGCAGAAGTGTTTCAATGTCCTAGGGACTTTATTATTTCTGCGGTGTTTGGTGTTGTTGGCACGATGTGTGGTAGGCATGTGACAATCTTTGATGGGAAGTATCGCAATCATCCCAATCTTTGGATTTGTCATGTTGCTCCAAGTGGTTCCAACAAGAGTTCGCCTATCAAGGCTCTGATGCAACCGATGAATCAAGAAGAAAGCAGACGCTATAAGGAGTTTCGGGAGAAATTCAAGGAATTCAAACGAAACACAGACGAGGAAGAACCGACTTTGAATCAGTTGACGGTTTCAGATGTGACTCCAGAAGGATTGTATAAAATCTTGGATGGCAGAGCGGAATCGAAAGATGGTCTTTTGCTCTATAGGGATGAAATCAAGGGCTTTATAGATGATATGGGACGATACCATAACAGTGGTGAGGTGAGCAATTACTTATCAATATGGGATGGAACCACTTTTCCTGTCACTCGCAAGACTCAGCCACCGATGTATATCGAGAATCCTTTCCTGTGCATCATGGGTGGAATCCAACCCGATGTATTCAGTGAGGCATTCAAGCGAGACTTGGCAGGTGTGGGCTTTGTGCAAAGATGGTTGTTCGCCTATCCCGATGAGATACAGAAGGCTCTTTATTCTGATTCAATATTGGATGCCAAGTATGAAACTGCATGGAATGAAATCTTTGAGAAGTTGTTGGCTATTAATGATATGGAACTTACGTTGAGCAATGAAGCAAAGCAAGTTTATATCGACTACTATAATGAGACAATATCTCGTACAGATGATGCTGATTCCTATTTGTCTTCGATGCTATCCAAGTTGAGAATCCATGTGTTGAAGTGGTGTGCCATTACTCACATCTTATCATGCTCGGATAATGCAGGAGGTGGGCAATACTTTGTTTTGCCAAGTTCTTTGGAGATAACTGCTGATGAGATGCGGTATAGTGTGGAGTGCATGCGCTACTTTGAGTATTGTGGAACCAGGGCTTTGAATCTTGTTGTGGGTGAAGGGCAGATAAAGAAACCTACCAAAGAACAGTTGATTAAGGATTTGGTTTCATTAGTCGGAATAGACAAAATGAATATCACGAAGTTTGCAGAAGGAATAGACGTAAGTCGTCAATATGTGAGCAAGGTGATAAAAAAGTAG
- a CDS encoding helix-turn-helix domain-containing protein yields MRIQDILATGAPLQLVVDAMDLKELFLNWKEEMVQKPQKEESPLLTPAEVTEKYRVSKVTLWRWDKMGLLAPIKMGRKSFYRQSDIERVFDLNK; encoded by the coding sequence ATGCGTATTCAAGACATTTTAGCTACAGGCGCACCACTACAATTGGTGGTGGATGCGATGGATTTGAAGGAACTCTTCTTGAATTGGAAAGAGGAGATGGTGCAGAAACCTCAGAAGGAAGAGTCGCCTCTGTTGACACCAGCGGAGGTGACGGAGAAGTATCGTGTTTCCAAGGTCACTTTGTGGCGTTGGGACAAGATGGGATTGCTGGCTCCTATCAAGATGGGGCGCAAGTCATTCTATCGTCAGTCAGATATAGAGCGAGTATTTGATCTTAATAAATAG
- a CDS encoding Tex family protein codes for MNQFTKLIAAQLNLKEQAVENTLALLEEGCTIPFISRYRKEKTGNMDEVNIEAIAQANEKLSEMAKRKETILKTIEEQGKLSDELKKRIEQCWDATELEDIYLPYKPKRRTRAQIAREAGLEPLAQLFLFQRERNPEQAARKFVGDKVKDVEAALQGAKDIIAETVSENEQSRNQIRGEFRRGAIITSKVVAKKKDEEEAQRFSDYFDFSEPLKKCSSHRLLAMRRGEAAGFLRVSISADDEQCQDKLKRHYVHGFGECQTLVGEAVDDAFKRLLKPSIETEFAALSKQKADEEAIVVFAENLRQLLLAAPLGQKRVMAVDPGFANGCKTCCLDAQGNLIHHEIVYPHPPRNKKSEATAAIQRMVKMYQVEAMAVGNGTASRETSDWLHSIDFVHPVDIYVVSEDGASIYSASKIARDEFPDEDVTVRGAVSIGRRLMDPLAELVKIDPKSIGVGQYQHDVDQTQLKKSLDTVVMSCVNSVGVNLNTASQHLLTYVSGLGPTLAKNIVEYRRENGAFASRAQLKKVPRLGPSAFEQCAGFLRIPGAKNPLDNSAVHPERYALVEQMAKDQGVTVKQLVEDKALQKKIDIRKYVSAEVGMPTLTDIMAELDKPGLDPRGEVEKFEFDASIKEIEDLQVGMVVPGIVTNITKFGAFVDIGVHNDGLVHVSQMSNRYIQDPSEVVKLHEHVMVRVAEVDLKRKRIALSMKGVK; via the coding sequence ATGAATCAATTTACAAAGCTGATAGCAGCCCAGCTCAATCTGAAGGAGCAGGCTGTAGAAAATACTTTGGCGCTGCTCGAAGAGGGCTGCACCATTCCGTTTATCTCGCGATACCGCAAGGAGAAAACCGGTAATATGGACGAGGTAAACATTGAAGCCATCGCACAGGCTAACGAGAAACTCTCTGAGATGGCGAAGAGAAAAGAGACTATCCTCAAAACCATCGAGGAACAGGGAAAACTCTCGGATGAACTGAAAAAACGCATCGAACAGTGCTGGGATGCCACCGAACTGGAAGACATCTATCTTCCTTATAAGCCAAAGCGCCGCACCCGTGCCCAGATAGCACGTGAGGCTGGCTTGGAGCCTCTGGCACAGCTGTTCCTCTTCCAGCGTGAGCGCAATCCGGAACAGGCTGCCAGGAAGTTTGTGGGCGATAAGGTGAAGGATGTGGAGGCTGCACTTCAGGGAGCCAAAGACATCATCGCCGAAACCGTAAGCGAAAATGAGCAGAGTCGCAATCAGATTCGCGGTGAGTTCAGACGCGGTGCCATCATCACTTCTAAGGTGGTAGCCAAGAAGAAGGATGAGGAAGAGGCGCAGCGCTTCTCCGACTATTTCGATTTCTCAGAACCATTGAAGAAATGTTCTTCGCACCGACTGCTGGCTATGCGTAGAGGCGAGGCGGCAGGATTCTTGCGTGTCAGCATCTCGGCTGATGATGAGCAGTGTCAGGATAAACTGAAGCGCCACTATGTACATGGTTTCGGTGAGTGCCAGACGCTGGTGGGTGAAGCGGTGGATGATGCCTTTAAGCGACTGCTGAAGCCTAGCATTGAAACCGAATTTGCTGCGCTCAGCAAGCAGAAGGCGGATGAGGAGGCTATTGTGGTCTTCGCCGAAAACCTGCGCCAGCTTCTGTTGGCGGCTCCTCTCGGACAGAAACGCGTGATGGCGGTTGACCCGGGTTTTGCCAATGGTTGCAAGACTTGCTGTCTTGATGCGCAGGGCAATCTGATTCATCATGAAATCGTTTATCCTCATCCTCCCCGCAACAAGAAGAGCGAGGCAACGGCTGCCATCCAGCGCATGGTTAAAATGTATCAGGTGGAGGCAATGGCTGTAGGTAACGGTACGGCAAGCCGCGAAACCAGCGACTGGCTGCATAGCATCGATTTCGTTCATCCGGTAGATATCTATGTGGTGAGCGAGGATGGCGCTTCTATCTATTCGGCTTCGAAGATTGCAAGAGATGAGTTCCCGGATGAGGATGTTACCGTGCGTGGTGCTGTGAGCATCGGACGAAGACTGATGGATCCGCTTGCAGAATTGGTGAAGATTGATCCGAAGAGCATCGGTGTGGGACAGTATCAGCATGATGTGGATCAGACTCAGCTGAAGAAGAGTCTGGATACAGTGGTAATGAGTTGTGTGAACTCGGTGGGTGTCAACCTGAATACCGCATCGCAGCATCTCCTGACCTATGTGAGCGGTTTGGGACCTACGCTTGCCAAGAATATCGTGGAATATCGCCGTGAGAATGGAGCCTTTGCTTCCCGTGCCCAGTTGAAGAAGGTGCCACGTCTGGGTCCTTCGGCCTTTGAGCAGTGTGCCGGCTTCCTCCGCATTCCAGGCGCTAAGAATCCTTTGGATAACAGTGCCGTTCATCCGGAGCGCTATGCGCTGGTAGAGCAGATGGCGAAAGATCAGGGCGTAACGGTGAAGCAGCTGGTAGAAGACAAGGCGCTGCAGAAGAAGATTGATATCAGAAAATATGTGAGTGCCGAGGTGGGTATGCCTACTTTGACCGATATCATGGCTGAGCTTGACAAGCCGGGCTTGGACCCTCGTGGTGAGGTGGAGAAGTTTGAGTTTGATGCCAGCATCAAGGAGATAGAGGATTTGCAGGTGGGCATGGTTGTGCCGGGCATTGTTACCAACATTACCAAGTTTGGTGCCTTTGTAGATATAGGTGTCCACAACGATGGTCTGGTTCATGTATCCCAGATGTCAAACCGTTACATTCAGGATCCTTCTGAGGTGGTAAAGCTTCATGAGCATGTGATGGTGAGAGTGGCAGAAGTAGATTTGAAGCGCAAGCGCATCGCCTTGTCGATGAAGGGCGTGAAATAG
- a CDS encoding zinc-binding metallopeptidase, whose amino-acid sequence MKYIKLFILIASVSLFAACSDDSLDSKSIFDTQNKEEQNDFDKWLKTNYVDTYNIRFNYRYSDKETDNNYNLAPADFNKSKALAIMVKHIWLDAYKEVMGDQFMKTYSPRVMQLVGSAAYDSQSSIVMGTAEGGLKVTLYNVNIIDVDNPIIDSENPFVDKKKGTYDLNYWFFHTMNHEFCHILTQKKNYSTEFQTVSAGKYQTSGWVNVEDKDAPSMGFVSGYASGEYNEDFAEIFAQYVTHSEAAWQKILRAGIVYETDENGEYVLDADGNPIVKDASGYKAIIQKFNILKEYFANTWGMDITKLREVILRRTAEVKAMDLETLK is encoded by the coding sequence ATGAAATATATAAAATTATTCATACTGATAGCGTCAGTCTCTCTGTTTGCTGCCTGCTCAGACGATAGTCTTGATTCTAAGAGTATTTTCGATACGCAGAATAAGGAAGAGCAGAATGACTTTGACAAGTGGCTCAAGACCAACTATGTGGATACCTATAATATCCGCTTTAACTATCGATATAGTGACAAGGAGACGGACAACAATTATAATCTTGCACCTGCCGATTTTAATAAGTCTAAGGCATTGGCTATTATGGTCAAGCATATTTGGCTGGATGCTTATAAGGAAGTGATGGGCGATCAGTTTATGAAGACCTATTCTCCTCGTGTGATGCAGTTGGTTGGCTCAGCAGCTTATGATTCTCAGTCTTCTATTGTGATGGGTACTGCTGAGGGTGGCTTGAAAGTAACTTTGTATAATGTAAATATTATCGATGTTGATAATCCAATCATAGATTCAGAAAATCCTTTCGTTGACAAGAAAAAAGGTACATACGATCTGAATTACTGGTTCTTCCATACAATGAATCATGAGTTCTGTCATATTCTGACTCAGAAAAAGAATTATTCTACTGAGTTCCAGACAGTTTCTGCCGGCAAGTATCAGACTTCAGGTTGGGTGAATGTAGAGGATAAAGATGCTCCATCCATGGGATTTGTATCCGGTTATGCCAGCGGTGAGTATAATGAGGACTTTGCTGAGATTTTTGCCCAATATGTAACCCATTCAGAAGCAGCATGGCAAAAAATACTGCGTGCAGGTATTGTATACGAAACAGATGAAAATGGCGAGTATGTGCTTGATGCAGACGGCAATCCTATAGTGAAGGATGCAAGTGGCTATAAAGCTATTATTCAGAAATTTAACATTCTCAAGGAATATTTTGCCAACACTTGGGGCATGGATATTACCAAGCTTCGTGAAGTTATCTTGCGTCGTACGGCAGAAGTAAAGGCAATGGATTTAGAAACATTAAAGTAA